From Stenotrophomonas nitritireducens, the proteins below share one genomic window:
- the lpdA gene encoding dihydrolipoyl dehydrogenase — MATIEIKVPDIGDYNDVPVIEILVAVGDTVKKDQGLVTLESDKATLEVPSSAAGVVKEIKVKLDDKLSEGDVVVILEAEGEGAAPAAAPAPAVAPAPAAQPVAAAAPAAVSAPVAAAPAATGPIEVKVPDIGDYQNVPVIEILVAVGDTVKKDQGLVTLESDKATLEVPSSADGVVKEIKVKLDDKLSVGDVVVVLEGAAAAAPAAAKAAPGSKPPVTPSHRAPDPAVAAKALPSSGRTADIECRIVVLGAGPGGYTAAFRAADLGMDTVLIERYASLGGVCLNVGCIPSKALLHAAEIIDHAAHANELGIEYGAPKISLDKLREYKEKVVGQLTKGLAGMAKQRKIRTVHGLAKFISANELEIAGDDGKTQLLRFEQCIIAAGSQAVKLPNFPWDDKRVMDSTDALELAEVPGSLLVVGGGIIGLEMATVYSALGSKVTVVEFMDQLMPGADKDLVKPLADRLKKQGIDVHLKTKASGVSADKKGITVTFDAATEGEKPAMESGKFDRVLVAVGRSANGKKIDADKAGVEVTDRGFIPVDRQMRTNVPHIFAIGDIVGNPMLAHKATHEGKLAAEVAFGEKKEWVARVIPSVAYTNPEIAWVGVTETEAKAKGLKVGVAKFPWAASGRAIGIGRTEGFTKLVFDEDTHRVIGGAIVGVHAGELLAEIGLAIEMGAEAEDIGHTIHAHPTLSESVAMASEIYDGTITDLYIPKKK; from the coding sequence ATGGCGACGATTGAAATCAAGGTTCCGGACATTGGCGACTACAACGACGTGCCGGTGATCGAGATTCTGGTGGCCGTGGGCGACACGGTGAAGAAGGACCAGGGTCTGGTCACGCTGGAGTCGGACAAGGCCACGCTGGAGGTGCCGTCCTCGGCCGCAGGCGTGGTCAAGGAAATCAAGGTCAAGCTCGACGACAAGCTGTCCGAGGGCGACGTGGTGGTGATCCTGGAAGCCGAAGGCGAGGGCGCTGCCCCGGCCGCGGCACCCGCACCGGCCGTCGCGCCTGCGCCGGCTGCACAGCCTGTCGCTGCTGCAGCCCCGGCCGCGGTCAGCGCGCCGGTTGCCGCCGCGCCGGCCGCCACCGGTCCGATCGAGGTCAAGGTGCCGGATATCGGTGACTACCAGAACGTGCCGGTGATCGAGATCCTGGTGGCCGTGGGTGACACGGTGAAGAAGGACCAGGGCCTGGTCACGCTGGAATCGGACAAGGCCACGCTGGAAGTGCCGTCCTCGGCCGATGGCGTTGTCAAGGAAATCAAGGTCAAGCTCGACGACAAGCTCTCGGTCGGTGATGTGGTGGTGGTGCTGGAAGGCGCCGCTGCTGCCGCGCCGGCAGCGGCCAAGGCCGCACCGGGCAGCAAGCCGCCGGTGACTCCGTCGCACCGCGCACCGGATCCGGCGGTTGCGGCCAAGGCACTGCCGTCCAGCGGCCGCACGGCCGACATCGAATGCCGCATCGTGGTGCTGGGCGCAGGCCCGGGCGGTTATACCGCTGCCTTCCGTGCTGCCGACCTGGGCATGGATACGGTGCTGATCGAGCGTTATGCCAGCCTCGGCGGCGTCTGCCTCAACGTCGGTTGCATTCCGTCCAAGGCGCTGCTGCATGCGGCTGAGATCATCGACCACGCCGCGCATGCCAATGAACTGGGCATCGAGTACGGCGCACCGAAGATCAGCCTGGACAAGCTGCGCGAGTACAAGGAAAAGGTCGTCGGCCAGCTGACCAAGGGCCTGGCCGGCATGGCCAAGCAGCGCAAGATCCGCACCGTGCACGGCCTGGCCAAATTCATCTCGGCCAACGAGCTGGAAATCGCCGGTGACGACGGCAAGACTCAGTTGCTGCGCTTCGAGCAGTGCATCATCGCCGCCGGTTCGCAGGCGGTGAAGCTGCCGAACTTCCCGTGGGACGACAAGCGCGTGATGGACTCCACCGATGCACTGGAACTGGCCGAAGTGCCGGGTTCGTTGCTGGTCGTTGGTGGCGGCATCATCGGCCTGGAAATGGCCACCGTGTACAGCGCCCTGGGTTCCAAGGTGACCGTGGTCGAGTTCATGGACCAGCTGATGCCGGGTGCCGACAAGGACCTGGTCAAGCCGCTGGCCGATCGTCTTAAGAAGCAGGGCATCGACGTCCATCTGAAGACCAAGGCCTCGGGCGTGTCCGCTGACAAGAAGGGCATCACCGTGACCTTCGACGCCGCCACCGAAGGCGAGAAGCCGGCGATGGAAAGTGGCAAGTTTGATCGCGTGCTGGTTGCCGTGGGCCGCTCGGCCAACGGCAAGAAGATCGATGCCGACAAGGCTGGCGTCGAAGTCACTGATCGCGGCTTCATTCCGGTCGACCGGCAGATGCGCACCAACGTGCCGCACATCTTTGCCATCGGCGACATCGTCGGTAACCCGATGCTGGCCCACAAGGCCACGCACGAAGGCAAGCTGGCCGCTGAAGTCGCCTTCGGCGAGAAGAAGGAATGGGTGGCACGGGTGATTCCGTCGGTGGCCTATACCAACCCGGAAATCGCCTGGGTCGGCGTCACCGAGACCGAGGCCAAGGCCAAGGGCTTGAAGGTGGGCGTGGCCAAGTTCCCGTGGGCGGCCAGCGGTCGCGCGATTGGTATTGGTCGCACCGAAGGCTTCACCAAGCTGGTGTTCGACGAAGATACCCATCGCGTGATCGGCGGTGCCATCGTCGGCGTGCATGCCGGTGAGTTGCTTGCCGAGATTGGTCTTGCCATCGAGATGGGTGCGGAGGCCGAAGACATCGGCCACACCATCCACGCGCATCCGACCCTGAGTGAGTCGGTGGCGATGGCCTCGGAGATCTACGACGGCACCATCACCGATCTGTATATCCCGAAGAAGAAGTAA
- a CDS encoding dihydrolipoyllysine-residue acetyltransferase yields MAEIKEALVPDIGDYSDIPVIEVLVAVGDTVAKDQGLVTLESDKATMEVPSAYAGVIKELKVKVGDGLSEGKVVALIEVSEAAAKPAAAPAAAAPAAPAKVEAAAETGTKVEPVAVAPVADKLAQREIAQEDAISVAKPSSPPVQFNAEGVLPANVPYASPAVRVFARELGVDLQQVKGSEKGGRITKTDVQKFVKGALSGGVAAGAGAPAAAGGGLNLLPWPKVDFSKFGETEVVQLSRIKKISGANLARNWAMIPHVTQFEQADITDLEGLRVALNKENEKAGIKLTMLAFLIKASAAALKKFPEFNASLDASGENLTLKKYFNIGFAADTPNGLVVPVIRDVDKKGVVQIAQETGELAKKARDGKLGPAEMSGGCFSISSLGGIGGTAFTPIVNAPEVAILGVSKSSIQPVWNGKEFAPKLMLPLSLSYDHRVIDGALAARFTTYLSQVLADMRRVLL; encoded by the coding sequence ATGGCCGAAATCAAGGAAGCACTTGTCCCCGATATCGGTGACTACAGCGACATTCCGGTGATCGAAGTGCTGGTCGCCGTTGGCGATACCGTCGCCAAGGACCAGGGTCTGGTCACGCTGGAATCGGACAAGGCGACGATGGAAGTGCCGTCGGCCTACGCCGGTGTGATCAAGGAGCTGAAGGTCAAGGTTGGCGATGGCCTGTCCGAAGGCAAGGTCGTGGCGCTGATCGAGGTGAGCGAGGCCGCAGCCAAGCCTGCCGCCGCTCCTGCTGCTGCCGCGCCGGCTGCGCCGGCCAAGGTCGAGGCCGCCGCCGAGACCGGCACCAAGGTCGAGCCGGTTGCCGTGGCCCCGGTTGCTGACAAGCTGGCGCAGCGCGAGATCGCCCAGGAAGATGCCATCAGCGTCGCCAAGCCGTCCTCTCCGCCGGTGCAGTTCAATGCCGAAGGCGTGCTGCCGGCCAACGTGCCGTATGCCAGCCCGGCCGTGCGCGTGTTCGCCCGCGAGCTGGGCGTGGACCTGCAGCAGGTCAAGGGTTCGGAGAAGGGCGGCCGCATCACCAAGACCGATGTGCAGAAATTCGTCAAGGGCGCGCTGTCCGGTGGCGTTGCTGCCGGTGCGGGCGCCCCGGCGGCTGCCGGCGGTGGCCTGAACCTGCTGCCGTGGCCGAAGGTGGACTTCAGCAAGTTCGGCGAGACCGAAGTGGTGCAGCTGTCGCGCATCAAGAAGATCTCCGGCGCCAACCTGGCCCGCAACTGGGCGATGATCCCGCATGTCACCCAGTTCGAGCAGGCTGACATCACCGACCTGGAAGGCCTGCGCGTTGCCCTGAACAAGGAAAACGAGAAGGCCGGCATCAAGCTGACCATGCTCGCCTTCCTGATCAAGGCCAGCGCCGCGGCGCTGAAGAAGTTCCCCGAGTTCAACGCCTCACTGGATGCCAGCGGCGAGAACCTCACGCTGAAGAAGTACTTCAACATCGGCTTCGCCGCCGATACGCCGAACGGCCTGGTCGTGCCGGTGATCCGCGACGTCGACAAGAAGGGCGTGGTGCAGATTGCCCAGGAAACCGGCGAACTGGCCAAGAAGGCGCGTGACGGCAAGCTCGGCCCGGCTGAAATGAGCGGCGGCTGCTTCTCGATCAGCTCGCTGGGCGGCATTGGCGGCACCGCGTTCACGCCGATCGTGAATGCACCGGAAGTAGCCATCCTCGGCGTGTCCAAGTCGTCGATCCAGCCGGTCTGGAACGGCAAGGAATTCGCGCCGAAGCTGATGCTGCCGCTGTCGCTGAGCTACGACCACCGCGTGATCGATGGCGCGCTGGCGGCCCGTTTCACCACCTACCTGTCGCAGGTGCTGGCTGACATGCGGCGCGTGCTGCTGTGA
- a CDS encoding DNA-deoxyinosine glycosylase gives MSANVLQGLPAQVTAQCRVLVLGSMPGALSLHEARYYAHPRNRFWPVMATLCGFDAQLPYAQRLQYVQRAGVGLWDVIGQCERAGSLDASIVRGSEVPNPLPALFADLPQLRAVACNGAAAYRAFQQWVVPALPPLAAALPVLALPSTSPANAAWSLPRLIERWQPLQHWLAAPEAAVSPATNGLAG, from the coding sequence ATGAGCGCCAACGTATTGCAGGGCCTGCCCGCGCAGGTGACTGCGCAGTGCCGTGTGCTGGTGCTGGGCTCGATGCCGGGCGCTTTGTCGCTGCATGAGGCGCGTTATTACGCGCATCCGCGCAATCGCTTCTGGCCGGTGATGGCCACCTTGTGCGGTTTCGATGCGCAGCTGCCGTATGCACAGCGCTTGCAATATGTGCAACGGGCAGGCGTGGGGCTGTGGGATGTGATCGGGCAGTGCGAGCGTGCAGGCAGCCTGGACGCGTCCATCGTGCGCGGCAGCGAAGTGCCCAATCCGTTGCCGGCGCTGTTTGCCGATCTGCCGCAGCTGCGGGCGGTGGCCTGCAATGGCGCTGCAGCGTACAGAGCGTTCCAGCAATGGGTTGTTCCGGCTTTGCCGCCTTTGGCGGCTGCGCTGCCGGTGCTGGCGCTGCCCTCGACCAGCCCGGCCAATGCAGCATGGTCGTTGCCACGCCTGATCGAGCGCTGGCAGCCGCTGCAGCATTGGCTGGCCGCGCCGGAAGCAGCGGTATCGCCTGCAACAAACGGCTTGGCCGGCTAG
- a CDS encoding OmpW/AlkL family protein has translation MRSIKILSLATLGALALSSTAFAQDGSGDTASGKHFAVVGGISLLQPKNDPINGVGKVDGGPAPTLSASYYFNDNFAVELWGAADKFDHRVRTDGGAKAGTVEQQPIALSAQYHFGQADNTFRPFVGLGYYESNFSNEKIDGLSDTGNHVGVETAKGAIGTVGVDMNINSTWFARADARYMHARPDLRVAGQNAGELKLDPWTVGFGIGARF, from the coding sequence ATGCGTTCCATCAAAATTCTCAGCCTTGCCACGCTCGGCGCACTGGCGCTGTCTTCCACCGCATTCGCGCAGGATGGCAGTGGCGATACCGCATCGGGCAAGCATTTTGCCGTGGTTGGCGGCATCAGCCTGCTGCAGCCGAAGAACGACCCGATCAATGGCGTTGGCAAGGTCGATGGCGGCCCGGCACCGACGCTGAGCGCCAGCTACTACTTCAACGACAACTTTGCCGTTGAGCTGTGGGGCGCCGCCGACAAGTTCGACCACCGCGTGCGCACCGACGGTGGCGCCAAGGCCGGTACCGTCGAGCAGCAGCCGATCGCGCTGAGCGCGCAGTACCACTTCGGCCAGGCCGACAACACCTTCCGTCCGTTCGTCGGCCTGGGTTACTACGAGTCGAACTTCAGCAACGAGAAGATCGACGGCCTGAGCGATACCGGCAACCACGTTGGCGTTGAAACCGCCAAGGGCGCGATCGGCACCGTCGGCGTTGACATGAACATCAACTCCACCTGGTTTGCCCGTGCTGACGCGCGTTACATGCACGCCCGCCCGGACCTGCGCGTTGCTGGCCAGAACGCGGGTGAGCTGAAGCTGGATCCGTGGACCGTTGGTTTTGGTATCGGCGCACGCTTCTAA
- a CDS encoding YiiX/YebB-like N1pC/P60 family cysteine hydrolase — protein sequence MMGLLRFFGRRLAHFLAQPRRHQMRPSTSAPALLLRTLRRGDVLLVEGNSRFSTAIKYLTQSTWSHAALYIGEEPLLEGGKPQPMLIDVDVEQGVRRIPLSEFTDQHTRICRPQGLTPLVVDQLIGFLRARLGYSYDLKNVFDLARYLIRQPPVPGHLRRRLIALGSGEPTKAICSTLLAQAFESIRYPILPEIETVSAQAGGAEQSREILHIRNYSLYTPRDFDVSPFFDVVKPRLQQNFDYLALQWSDDGSP from the coding sequence TTGATGGGTTTGCTGCGGTTTTTCGGGCGCAGGCTGGCGCACTTTCTTGCCCAGCCGCGCCGCCACCAGATGCGGCCCTCGACCAGCGCGCCGGCACTGCTGCTGCGCACGCTGCGGCGCGGCGATGTGCTGCTGGTGGAAGGCAACAGTCGTTTCTCCACCGCCATCAAATACCTGACCCAGTCCACCTGGTCGCATGCGGCGCTGTACATCGGCGAAGAGCCGCTGCTGGAGGGTGGAAAGCCGCAGCCGATGCTGATCGATGTGGATGTGGAGCAGGGGGTACGCCGCATCCCGTTGAGTGAGTTCACCGACCAGCACACCCGCATCTGCCGCCCACAAGGACTCACGCCGCTGGTGGTGGATCAGCTGATCGGCTTCCTGCGTGCCCGCCTGGGCTACAGCTATGACCTGAAGAACGTCTTCGACCTGGCGCGCTACCTGATCCGGCAGCCGCCGGTGCCCGGTCACCTGCGGCGGCGGCTGATTGCGCTGGGCAGTGGCGAGCCGACCAAGGCGATCTGTTCAACCCTGCTGGCACAGGCATTCGAGTCGATCCGATACCCGATCCTGCCGGAGATCGAAACGGTGTCCGCGCAGGCCGGCGGTGCCGAGCAGAGCCGGGAAATCCTGCATATCCGCAATTACAGCCTTTACACCCCGCGCGACTTCGACGTGTCGCCGTTCTTCGACGTGGTAAAGCCGCGCCTGCAGCAGAACTTTGATTATCTGGCGCTGCAGTGGAGCGATGACGGTAGTCCGTAG
- a CDS encoding DUF1453 family protein, which produces MPLLFALPLAILVFVAIMLLLMPLSLWQRVRSGGARRQARPWLISFNFWATLVSTGLFAVFVGIAGFWWTGAWAYAALGWLAGLLVGVLGHFLTRFEPGPETLHYKPNTWLVLALTAMIVVRVVAGMVQGWQASVNGVPWPESGWLSHAGLLAMAALLLGYAGMYAWLLRRRVRHHQRYRGFDRSPR; this is translated from the coding sequence ATGCCGCTGCTGTTCGCACTGCCACTGGCAATACTGGTATTCGTTGCCATCATGTTGCTGTTGATGCCGCTATCGCTGTGGCAACGCGTCCGCAGCGGCGGTGCGCGGCGGCAGGCACGGCCTTGGCTGATCAGCTTCAACTTCTGGGCGACGCTGGTGTCCACCGGCCTGTTCGCGGTGTTCGTCGGCATAGCCGGCTTCTGGTGGACCGGCGCCTGGGCCTATGCCGCATTGGGTTGGCTGGCGGGCCTGCTGGTCGGCGTACTGGGCCATTTCCTGACGCGCTTCGAGCCTGGCCCGGAAACCCTGCATTACAAACCCAATACCTGGCTGGTGCTGGCGCTGACCGCGATGATCGTGGTGCGGGTAGTTGCCGGCATGGTGCAGGGATGGCAGGCCTCGGTGAACGGCGTGCCCTGGCCGGAGTCGGGCTGGCTCAGCCATGCGGGCCTGCTGGCGATGGCGGCGCTGCTGCTTGGGTACGCGGGCATGTATGCCTGGCTGCTGCGGCGCAGGGTGCGCCATCATCAGCGCTACCGTGGGTTCGACCGCAGCCCGCGCTGA
- a CDS encoding MetQ/NlpA family ABC transporter substrate-binding protein produces the protein MNKLLAFPLVAAVLALSACAKPAADESKLVVAATAVPHAEILQVVKPLLEKEGVTLDVRVFNDYVQPNDQLVQKQVDANYFQTEPYLKAYNADRKTDLVTVTGVHIEPFGAYSRRFKSLAELPAGADVVIPNDPSNNSRALILLDKAGVIKLKDPSNALSTQRDITENPKQLKFRELDSAMLPRVLDQVDLALINTNYALDAGLNPTKDALAIESSDSPYVNFLVARPDNKDDARVQKLAKALNSPEVKAFIEQKYKGAVLPAF, from the coding sequence ATGAACAAGCTGCTTGCCTTTCCCCTGGTTGCCGCCGTGCTGGCCCTGTCGGCCTGCGCCAAGCCTGCCGCCGACGAATCCAAGCTCGTGGTTGCCGCCACCGCCGTGCCGCACGCCGAGATTCTGCAGGTGGTCAAGCCGCTGCTGGAGAAGGAAGGCGTCACGCTCGACGTGCGCGTGTTCAATGACTACGTGCAGCCCAACGACCAGTTGGTGCAGAAGCAGGTGGACGCCAACTACTTCCAGACCGAGCCTTACCTGAAGGCCTACAACGCGGACCGCAAGACCGATCTGGTTACCGTCACCGGCGTGCATATCGAACCGTTCGGTGCCTATTCGCGCCGCTTCAAGTCGCTGGCCGAGCTGCCGGCCGGCGCCGACGTGGTGATCCCGAACGACCCCAGCAACAACAGCCGCGCGCTGATCCTGTTGGACAAGGCTGGCGTGATCAAGCTCAAGGATCCGAGCAACGCGCTGTCCACCCAGCGTGACATCACCGAGAACCCGAAGCAGCTCAAGTTCCGCGAGCTGGATTCGGCGATGCTGCCGCGCGTGCTGGACCAGGTCGATCTGGCCCTGATCAACACCAATTACGCGTTGGATGCCGGCCTCAACCCGACCAAGGACGCGCTGGCGATTGAAAGCAGCGATTCGCCCTACGTCAACTTCCTGGTGGCGCGCCCGGACAACAAGGACGACGCCCGCGTGCAGAAGCTGGCCAAGGCCCTGAACAGCCCCGAAGTGAAGGCTTTCATCGAGCAGAAGTACAAGGGTGCAGTGCTGCCAGCCTTCTAA
- a CDS encoding methionine ABC transporter permease, with translation MIIATAAEGFFRHLDAGKWADIGQATIDTLLMLAGSLPLTLAIGLPLGVLLFLTGSPQLHRKPVVYGITALLVNLLRSVPFIILMIVLIPVTLGLMGTSLGVRGAILPLVVGAAPFYARLVETALREVDRGVIEASQAMGATTRQLVFKVLLPEARPGLIAGATVTTIALIGFTAMGGAIGSGGLGDLAFRDGYQRSHTDVALVTVVLLLVLVQLLQMLGDRLVTHYSRK, from the coding sequence ATGATCATTGCAACTGCTGCGGAAGGCTTCTTCCGTCATCTCGATGCCGGCAAGTGGGCCGATATCGGCCAAGCCACCATCGATACCCTGCTGATGCTGGCCGGTTCGTTGCCGCTGACCTTGGCGATTGGTTTGCCACTGGGTGTGCTGCTGTTCCTGACCGGTTCGCCGCAGCTGCATCGCAAGCCGGTGGTGTACGGCATCACCGCGCTGCTGGTGAACCTGCTGCGCTCGGTGCCCTTCATCATCCTGATGATCGTGCTGATCCCGGTGACGCTGGGCCTGATGGGCACCTCGCTGGGCGTGCGCGGCGCGATCCTGCCACTGGTGGTGGGCGCGGCGCCGTTCTATGCACGACTGGTTGAAACCGCACTGCGTGAGGTTGATCGCGGCGTGATCGAAGCCAGCCAGGCGATGGGCGCGACCACCAGACAGCTGGTCTTCAAAGTGCTGTTGCCGGAAGCGCGGCCGGGCCTGATCGCCGGCGCCACCGTCACCACCATCGCGCTGATCGGCTTCACCGCGATGGGTGGTGCGATCGGTTCCGGCGGCCTGGGCGACCTGGCCTTCCGCGACGGCTACCAGCGTTCGCATACCGACGTGGCGCTGGTCACGGTGGTGCTGCTGCTGGTGCTGGTGCAGCTGCTGCAGATGCTGGGCGATCGCCTGGTCACGCATTACAGCCGCAAGTAA
- a CDS encoding methionine ABC transporter ATP-binding protein: MIEFQHLQKSYAVDGRAITALHPLDLKIQAGEVFGIIGHSGAGKSTLIRLINRLEEPSGGRVLIDGQDATALPADDLRALRRRIGMIFQHFNLLSARTVAANVAFPLELAGTPKAEIDARVAELLRMVGLEAHAAKYPSQLSGGQKQRVGIARALATRPQILLCDEATSALDPQTTASVLALLGKINRDLGLTIVLITHEMDVIRRVCDRVAVLDAGHMVEMGPVTEVFLHPQHPTTRRFVSESEHVDEGEQLRDYAAVGGRIVRLTFLGDSTYDPLLGQIARDTGVDYNILTGRIDRIKDTPYGQLTVALVGGDQNAAQAAFVAAGVHVEELRR; this comes from the coding sequence GTGATCGAGTTCCAGCACCTGCAGAAGTCCTATGCCGTCGACGGCCGCGCGATCACCGCGCTGCATCCGCTCGACCTGAAGATCCAGGCCGGCGAAGTGTTCGGCATCATCGGCCACTCCGGTGCCGGCAAGTCGACCCTGATCCGCCTGATCAACCGGCTCGAAGAGCCCAGCGGCGGCCGCGTGTTGATTGATGGCCAGGACGCCACCGCGCTGCCAGCCGACGACCTGCGCGCGCTGCGCCGGCGCATCGGCATGATCTTCCAGCACTTCAACCTGTTGTCGGCGCGTACCGTGGCCGCCAATGTGGCGTTCCCGCTGGAACTGGCGGGCACGCCCAAGGCCGAGATCGATGCACGCGTGGCCGAGCTGCTGCGCATGGTCGGGCTGGAAGCGCATGCGGCCAAATACCCCTCGCAGCTGTCCGGTGGGCAGAAGCAGCGTGTCGGCATTGCCCGCGCACTGGCCACGCGCCCGCAGATCCTGCTGTGCGACGAAGCCACCAGTGCGCTGGACCCGCAGACCACCGCCTCGGTGCTGGCCCTGCTGGGCAAGATCAACCGCGACCTGGGCCTGACCATCGTGCTGATCACCCACGAAATGGATGTGATCCGCCGCGTCTGCGACCGTGTCGCCGTGCTCGATGCCGGCCATATGGTCGAAATGGGGCCGGTAACCGAAGTGTTCCTGCATCCGCAGCACCCGACCACGCGCCGCTTTGTCAGTGAATCCGAACATGTGGACGAAGGCGAGCAGCTCCGCGATTACGCTGCGGTCGGCGGCCGCATCGTGCGCCTGACCTTCCTCGGTGACAGTACCTACGACCCGTTGCTGGGGCAGATCGCCCGCGACACCGGGGTGGACTACAACATCCTTACCGGCCGTATCGACCGGATCAAGGACACGCCCTACGGCCAGCTGACCGTTGCCCTTGTAGGCGGCGACCAGAACGCCGCGCAGGCGGCCTTCGTCGCCGCCGGTGTGCACGTAGAGGAGCTGCGCCGATGA
- a CDS encoding DMT family transporter, giving the protein MSPTKSPVRAIVWMLAAVAFFSCMDAGMKMLSSSYPTLQVTMLRGAASLPFVLVWVLATAGPRSIIPVRWGLHLLRGVLGMVMIGCFVYALRTLSLSTAYTIYFVAPLLVAALSVPLLGEYVGPRRWVAIGIGLVGVLVVLRPGVDGFISFPGLMVLLAATAYAIAAVTVSLLTRTDTPQSMVVWFLLIMAVGAGLLAWPQWQPLQWKHAALIAGMGLAGALGQIALTRAFQLGQASMIAPLEYTGLVWVIGWDVLLWQKLPDRWTWIGASIIVASGLYLLHRERVQRAQRPDQIDHP; this is encoded by the coding sequence ATGTCGCCTACCAAATCCCCTGTGCGTGCCATTGTCTGGATGCTGGCCGCCGTTGCTTTCTTCTCCTGCATGGACGCTGGCATGAAGATGCTGTCCAGCAGCTATCCAACCTTGCAGGTCACCATGCTGCGTGGCGCGGCCTCGCTGCCGTTCGTGCTGGTGTGGGTGCTGGCCACGGCCGGCCCGCGTTCGATCATCCCGGTGCGCTGGGGCCTGCACCTGCTGCGCGGCGTGCTCGGCATGGTGATGATCGGCTGCTTTGTGTATGCGTTGCGGACGCTGTCACTGTCCACCGCCTATACCATCTACTTTGTCGCGCCCTTGTTGGTGGCCGCGCTGTCGGTGCCCCTGCTCGGCGAATACGTGGGCCCGCGGCGCTGGGTGGCGATCGGCATCGGCCTGGTTGGCGTGCTGGTGGTGCTGCGCCCAGGCGTGGACGGTTTCATTTCCTTCCCGGGCCTGATGGTGCTGCTGGCGGCAACGGCCTACGCGATTGCTGCGGTAACGGTCAGCCTGCTCACCCGTACGGATACCCCGCAATCAATGGTGGTCTGGTTCCTGCTGATCATGGCGGTGGGGGCGGGGCTGCTGGCCTGGCCGCAATGGCAGCCGCTGCAATGGAAGCACGCGGCGCTCATCGCCGGCATGGGCCTGGCCGGCGCCTTGGGCCAGATCGCGCTGACCCGTGCCTTCCAGCTGGGCCAAGCGTCGATGATCGCGCCGCTGGAGTACACCGGCCTGGTCTGGGTGATCGGCTGGGACGTGCTGCTGTGGCAGAAGCTGCCTGACCGCTGGACCTGGATAGGCGCCAGCATCATCGTCGCCAGCGGCCTGTACCTGCTGCACCGCGAGCGGGTGCAACGGGCGCAGCGACCGGACCAGATCGATCACCCCTGA
- a CDS encoding serine hydrolase domain-containing protein: MRKSLNTPAATPRLLRFAPLLLAVVPWIATAAQAPSAEALAQLDGFALGLQAAGQFSGTVLIASGNDVVFEKAYGVRDEQQETPLQVTDRFNLASAGKMFTSVAILQQIAAGRLSLDSKVGEVLKDYPNRPFANEVSVRQLLTHSAGAGDIDELFGAEHDADRARLRSLEEMVALHAGRAPEFAPGSAQKYGNFGYLVLGRMLEVLSGQDFESYIRQHVLQPAGMQQTGFVDCDDPAADLARAYVDVDGKRVRNCATQPGRGLPAGGEVGSARDMFRFVQTLNAGKLLPPALFEQATRTQREFMGLGFFATGYGKDVPARDFRWGHGGSTDGVCTDVRHYPATGETVIVLSNKDAPACFAVSGLLHAQWKQP; this comes from the coding sequence ATGCGCAAGTCACTGAACACCCCAGCTGCCACGCCCCGCCTGCTGCGTTTCGCCCCGCTGCTGCTCGCTGTAGTGCCCTGGATTGCCACTGCCGCGCAGGCGCCCAGCGCGGAAGCGCTGGCACAGCTGGATGGTTTTGCGCTGGGGCTGCAGGCCGCCGGGCAGTTCTCGGGCACGGTATTGATCGCCAGCGGCAATGATGTGGTGTTCGAGAAAGCCTATGGCGTGCGCGATGAGCAGCAGGAAACGCCGCTGCAGGTGACCGACCGCTTCAACCTGGCTTCGGCCGGCAAGATGTTCACCAGCGTGGCGATCCTGCAGCAGATCGCTGCCGGCCGCCTCAGCCTGGACAGCAAGGTCGGTGAGGTGCTCAAGGACTACCCCAACCGCCCGTTCGCCAATGAGGTGAGCGTGCGCCAGTTGCTGACACACAGCGCCGGTGCGGGTGATATCGACGAGCTGTTCGGCGCCGAGCACGATGCCGATCGCGCGCGGCTGCGCAGCCTGGAAGAGATGGTTGCACTGCATGCCGGGCGCGCACCGGAGTTCGCGCCCGGCAGCGCGCAGAAGTACGGCAACTTTGGCTATCTGGTATTGGGACGGATGCTGGAAGTGCTCTCCGGGCAGGACTTCGAGAGCTACATTCGCCAGCACGTACTGCAGCCGGCAGGCATGCAACAAACCGGTTTCGTGGATTGCGACGATCCCGCAGCCGATCTCGCCCGGGCCTATGTGGACGTGGATGGCAAGCGCGTGCGCAACTGCGCCACGCAACCCGGCCGCGGCCTGCCCGCCGGCGGCGAAGTGGGCAGCGCGCGCGACATGTTCCGCTTCGTGCAGACCTTGAACGCCGGCAAGCTGCTGCCGCCTGCACTGTTCGAGCAGGCCACCCGCACCCAGCGCGAGTTCATGGGCCTGGGCTTTTTCGCCACCGGCTACGGCAAGGACGTGCCGGCCCGCGACTTCCGCTGGGGTCATGGTGGCAGCACCGACGGTGTCTGCACCGACGTACGCCATTACCCCGCAACCGGCGAAACCGTGATTGTGCTGTCCAACAAGGATGCGCCGGCCTGTTTTGCGGTATCCGGCCTGCTGCATGCGCAATGGAAGCAGCCTTGA